ATCACCCTGAAGAATACAAAATTCACGCAGAAAAAGAGTTTCAATATAACATCAAAAAACCACAATTAAACCGCAATGGCTTATTGTGGGATAAAACCATTCAAGTTGATGGTTTAAAAACAGGTCATACTGACAAAGCCGGTTATAACTTAGTAGCTTCAGCGGTTAATCCAAATACTCGCTTGATTTCTGTTATAATGGGCGTGCCAACTTACAAAGGGCGTGAAGTTGAAAGTAAAAAATTACTCCAATGGGGCTTTGCAAACTTTGAGACCATCAAATCACTCCCAGCGGCACAATCTGTTGCAGAGCAAAGTGTTTATTATGGTGAAGTGAACAAAGTGCAGTTAGGTTCGGTACAAGATAGTTTTGTAACCATTCCAAAGGGCAGAGCGGCAGACTTAAAAGCTCGTTATGAGTTAGAGAAGAAAAACCTTGAAGCTCCTTTAGTAAAAGGGCAAGTAGTCGGTAAAATGATTTACCAATTAGATGGTAAAGATGTGGCAAGCACTAACTTACAAGCACTACAAGATGTTCCGGAAGCCGGTATTTTTGGCAAAGCGTGGGATTGGATCGCTTTAACTGTGAAGAGCTTATTTGATTAATCTTGTAATTTAGTATTTTATCCCCATTTAAGGTGGAACAGATCAAGCGGTGTGATTTTGCAAAAAATTTGCAAAATTTCACCGCTTACCGTTTAAAAATAAGGATCCAAAATGTCTCAATCAAAAGCAATCAATTTACAAGATTTACCACAAGCTAAATTAAAAGATTTATTAGAGTTTCCGTGCAATTTTACCTTCAAAGTAGTGGGAGCAAACCGTGAAAATTTAGTTGATGATGTGGTGGTTGTTACCCAAAAATATGCCAAAGGCGATTATAACCCTCGTGAGCAAAAAAGTTCTAAAGGAACATATAACTCGGTTTCTATTGATATTATTGCCGAAAATATTGAGCAAGTAGAAACTCTCTACACAGAACTCGCCAAAATCAACGGTGTGAGAATGGTACTGTAATAACAAGGGCGAATTATTTCGCCCTCAATTTTTCAATAAAGTTACGTTGGAAAATAGAAAATGAAATTGATTATTCGACAACTTGGTATTCAACCTTACGAAGACGTTTGGCATCAAATGCAAGCCTTCACAGACAAGCGTAATGAGAATACTGATGATGAAGTCTGGTTGGTTCAGCACCCGGCAGTGTTTACGCAAGGTTCTGCGGGCAAACCTGAACATCTGCTGAATTCAACTAACATTCCTGTGGTGCAAAGTGATCGTGGAGGGCAAATTACTTATCACGGCGAAGGGCAGCAGATTATGTATGTGCTGATTGATATCAAGCGACTGAAATCTCAAGGTAGAGAGGTATCGGTTCGAGATTTAGTTACAGCACTTGAGCAAACGGTCGTGAAAACGCTTGCTGATTATGGTATTGAAAGTTACCCAAAAGCCGATGCACCGGGTGTTTATGTGAATGAGAAAAAGATCTGTTCGCTTGGTTTACGCATTCGTAAAGGTTGCTCTTTTCACGGTTTAGCTCTTAATATCAATATGGATTTAACGCCTTTTAAGCATATTAACCCTTGTGGTTATGCAGGGCTTGAAATGTGTCAGCTAAGTGAGTTAATCAATCGGAATGATTTAGATTGTTCAGCGGTTTCTCCCAAATTAGTCGCCCACTTTAGTGCGATTTTGGGCTATAATGACATACAATTTATTAACAACTAGGATATAAAATTTTAATGGTTACGGCTACAGCTCAAGTTACGGCAAAAAAAATGAGCCCTTTTAAAATGGAAAAAGGGGTGAAATATCGTGATGCCGCTAAAACCTCCGTTATTCAAGTCAGAAATATTGATCCAGACCAAGAATTACTCAAAAAACCGGAGTGGATGAAAATCAAACTTCCGGCAAACTCGGCAAAAATTGATAGCATCAAAAACGGAATGCGTCGCCACGGCTTACATTCTGTGTGTGAAGAAGCCTCTTGTCCAAACTTACACGAATGTTTTAACCACGGCACAGCAACCTTTATGATTATGGGCGCAATTTGTACCCGTCGCTGCCCGTTCTGTGATGTTGCTCACGGTAAACCGTTGCCGCTTGACCCAGACGAGCCACGCAAAGTGGCAGAAACCGTGCAGGATATGAAATTAAAATATGTGGTGATTACTTCGGTGGATCGCGATGATTTACCGGATCGTGGTGCAGCGCATTTCTCAGCAACCGTGCGTGAAATCAAAGCGTTAAATCCAAACTGCAAAGTGGAAATTTTGGTGCCGGACTTCCGTGGGCGTGTTGAACAAGCGGTCGAAATTCTCAAACAAAATCCACCTGATGTGTTCAACCACAACTTGGAAAATGTGCCACGCTTATACCGTGAGGTTCGCCCGGGAGCGGATTATAAATGGTCGTTAGAGTTGCTGAAAATCTTCAAACAAGAGTTCCCGAATATTCCGACTAAATCAGGCTTAATGGTGGGCTTAGGTGAAACTAACGAAGAAATTTTAGAAGTAATGCAAGACTTACGTAACCACGGTGTAACAATGCTGACCATTGGGCAATATCTACAACCAAGTCGCCACCACTTAAAAGTAGAACGCTACGTTCCACCGGCAGAGTTTGATATGTTCCGAGAAGAGGCTGAAAAAATGGGCTTTGAACACGCTGCTTGCGGTCCATTCGTCCGCTCTTCCTACCACGCAGACTTACAAGCAAAAGGCGAATTGGTGAAATAACATCGATAAGGGCGAATATTATTCGCCCTTTGTTTTTGCTATTTGCAAAGTTTTTGGAAAATTATTCACAATCCTTGTAAGGATTGTTCACAGCTTCGCTGCCGTTGGCAGAGCCAACGTTCAAAAAGCGGTGCTTTTTGTGCACCGCTTGTAGCTTCTCTACTTTATCCTTCTATAAATTGATGTCGTATAAATCAGTTGTTGCGAATTATTTTCATTGACTATTTGTTACAGGAAGCTACAATTCAGCTTTCCATTTCTTTTTTGGAGTTCCAATGAAAAAATTACTATTAAAAAGCGTATTTGCTGCAACATTATTGGCGTTCGGTGCAAGTGCGAATGCTGAGATTAAAACTATCACAGATGTATTAGGGCGTGAGGTAAAGGTTGATGTGCCAGCTAAACGTGTTGCTCTGACTTTCTATTATCCAGACTATATTGCGGTAACAGGTGTTGAAAATTTCGATAATGTCGTGGGAATTTCCCGTGAATTTTGGGAGAAATTCAACCCGGGCAGTTGGGGATTATTTTCAGAAAAAATGCCAAACTTAAAAAATATTGCGGATATTGGTTATGTGAATAGCGGGACGTTTTCTACTGAAAAAACCATCGCATTAAAACCTGATGTGTTAGTTTTACCTGAAATCCAATATCAAGCATTATCAAGTGAAATTCCACGCATTGAACAAGCAGGAATCCCTGTTGTAGTGGTGGATTTCAACGCACAAACTGTTGAAAATCATACTAAAAGTGTGAAAATTTTTGGTCAGCTTGCGGGTACTGAAGAGCGAGCAGAAAAAATTGCCAAAGAGTATGCGGAAGGCATTGCGGATATTCAGAACCGTATCGATAATGCAAAAGTGAGCAAACCGAAAATCTATGTTGAGTTTGGTAATAAAGGCCCGAAAGAGCATAGTTTTACCTTTGGTAAAAATATGTGGGGCGCCATTGCTGAAACGGTACGAGGCGATAATATTAGTGCCCCATTTGTAGAAAACTGGGGGCAGATTAATCCTGAGCAGGTGTTAGTTTCTAAACCAGAAGTGATTATGATCTCTGGTACGGAGCTCGGTAATGATACAAACTCTGAGATTATGTCGATGGGGATCAATATTGAAGAAACTGATGCTCAAAAACGTTTGAAAGGTTTTATGGAGCGTACAGGCTGGAAAGAGTTACCTGCGGTAAAATCAGGTCGTGTCTATGGTTTATACCACACAGCGTCTCGCTCAATTTCAGATTTAGCCAGCTCACAATTTATGGCGAAAGCACTTTATCCTGAATTGTTTAAAGATATTGAGCCTGAAAAAACGTATTTAGATTTCCACAAAAACTACTTACCAATTGAGCCAAAAGGCACTTTCTTTATTCAAATGAAATAAAAGCAACAAGCGGTCATTTTACAAAATAAATTTGCAAAATGACCGCTTGTATTTTCCCTTACTATTTGCGGTTCAAACAGCAATCAATATTTAAACATTTGCGAAGTGGGCGGATAATTGGGGAACCGTTTCCATCATATAAAATCTCAATATTGACATTATAAAGTCTTCGAATAATATCGCATTCCAACACATCACAAGCTCTGCCTTGTGCTTGAATTTTGCCCTCGCTTAATAACATCACACTATCAGAAAATTGAGCCGCAAGGCTTAAATCGTGCAGCACCATAATAGTGATTAAATTATTCGCTCGAGTATAGGCGTTCACATATTCAAGCAAGTTGATTTGATGATACATATCCAACGCACTGACAGGCTCATCAAGCAACAAAATATGTGGTTTACGCAATAATACTTGAGCGAACATTACCATCTGCCGTTGTCCACCGCTCAGCCTCATAATATCTTGATGAGCTAAGTGTGAAATGCCGAGTTTATCCATAATATCAACGGCTTCATTGAGTAATTCATCGCTAATATACATATTTAGGCTATCAAGTTGCCCTAATAAGATGACTTCTAGGGCACTTAGAGAGGCTTCTACTTGCGTATCTTGTGGCATATAACCAATTTTCTTACGCCAGCTATGCAAGTGGCTTGAAGTTAATTTATTGCCGTCAAAATCAATTGCCCCTTGATGAGCAATTTCCCCAAACAGTGTTTTAAGTAGAGATGATTTACCCGCGCCATTTGGTCCAAGTAAAGTATAGATCTTACCTTGTTCAAAATGTAGATTGATTTTGTCTGCTACTACTAAGTTTCCACGCTTAATCGTAACATCGTTTAATTTGAGCATAGAAAATCCTTATCGTTTCGCTAACACAATCCAGAAAAAGAACGGCACACCGACTAACGCTGTAATAATGCCGACCGGAAATAATGCACCCGGCACAAGGCTTTTTGATAGCACGGAAGACATTGAGAGAAATGCCGCCCCGACTAACATAGAGCCGGGTAGAAAAAAGCGTTGATCTTCGCCTAATAGCATTCGGGCAATATGAGGAGCGACCAAGCCAATAAAACCGATAATGCCCACAAAACTAATACAGGTGGCGGTCATAATTGATACAATCAGTAGAGTTTTCATTCGCAACCAAGTCAAGTTAATACCTAAGCTCAATGCTCGAGCCTCCCCCAAACGTAAAGCGGTCAGTTTCCACGCATCTTGAAGGAGCAATAAAATACAGACTGCGGTTACGCCAAAGGCAATTGAGATAGTTTGCCAAGTGGCTTTAGTTAAATTGCCAAACAGCCAAAACAGAATTTGCTGGGATACTTCAGGGGCAGAAATAAATTGCACCAATGAAAGTAAAGACTGAAATAAAAACAATAACGCAATTCCGACCAGCACTAACATTGCCGAGCTAAAACGCCCCAAGGAAGAAAAGGCAAATAAAATGCCAGAAGAGAATATTGTCATTACAAAAGCCCCAATGGGTACTGCGATTTCGGTGGGTAAACCAAAACCACCAAAGGCAATCACAATTGAGGCTCCAAAGCCAGCCGCTGCAGCTAAACCAAGAGTATAAGGGCTTGCCATTGGATTATTGAGCAAAGTTTGAATTTCAGCTCCCCCGACACCAAGGGCTGCCCCAACTATTAATGCCATTATCGCCATTGGTAATCGTAGCTCATAGACAATAATCTTGGTGGTTTCTTCAATTTTTCCTAATTGGAATAATGCTTTCCAAACCTCATTAAAGGGAAGTAGGGAAGGACCGGTCATAATGTCAAAAATCAGGCTGAGTAAACAAATGAGTAAGAAAAAGAGCAATAAAAAACCGCGTTTTTTTTCGATAGCTCGCTGTTTTTTAGCGATCTGTTGAGGGGAAAGCATTGTTTGCATAAAAATTTAATGTTTGAGAATTATTATCAGACAGGATAAGAGAAAAGTTCTATAAATTCAAGGATATCCGAGATAGTCACTAAAGTATTTTACTAAATTCTTGGATCGCTCTCTCTTTTACTATGAAAAACTCTTTAATCGACATTTCTTCTAAAAGAGTATAGTTTTTCTGAATTTCACTAACGGCATTTCTTAAAATTTCTCCCTTTTTAACTCTTGATGACATTCCTAAGAATACTTTTTCTAAAAAAACCAAGTCAGCATAACTACTCAATGCATTGCGAGTTTCCAG
The sequence above is a segment of the Mannheimia bovis genome. Coding sequences within it:
- a CDS encoding serine hydrolase, translating into MKKTLVKAVSVVSLAVSSIAYADLNTNFNLQAPQINAQTYILMDYNSGEVLASLNPDQRQYPASLTKMMTSYVVGEALKEGKISNSDMVTVTENSWAQKFPGSSLMFLDLNTKVSVADLMKGLIIVSGNDASVALAEHVSGSEAAFINEMNKYVQQFGLKNTHFTTVHGLDHPEQYSSARDMAIIGAHIIRDHPEEYKIHAEKEFQYNIKKPQLNRNGLLWDKTIQVDGLKTGHTDKAGYNLVASAVNPNTRLISVIMGVPTYKGREVESKKLLQWGFANFETIKSLPAAQSVAEQSVYYGEVNKVQLGSVQDSFVTIPKGRAADLKARYELEKKNLEAPLVKGQVVGKMIYQLDGKDVASTNLQALQDVPEAGIFGKAWDWIALTVKSLFD
- the ybeD gene encoding DUF493 family protein YbeD yields the protein MSQSKAINLQDLPQAKLKDLLEFPCNFTFKVVGANRENLVDDVVVVTQKYAKGDYNPREQKSSKGTYNSVSIDIIAENIEQVETLYTELAKINGVRMVL
- the lipB gene encoding lipoyl(octanoyl) transferase LipB; the encoded protein is MKLIIRQLGIQPYEDVWHQMQAFTDKRNENTDDEVWLVQHPAVFTQGSAGKPEHLLNSTNIPVVQSDRGGQITYHGEGQQIMYVLIDIKRLKSQGREVSVRDLVTALEQTVVKTLADYGIESYPKADAPGVYVNEKKICSLGLRIRKGCSFHGLALNINMDLTPFKHINPCGYAGLEMCQLSELINRNDLDCSAVSPKLVAHFSAILGYNDIQFINN
- the lipA gene encoding lipoyl synthase, translating into MVTATAQVTAKKMSPFKMEKGVKYRDAAKTSVIQVRNIDPDQELLKKPEWMKIKLPANSAKIDSIKNGMRRHGLHSVCEEASCPNLHECFNHGTATFMIMGAICTRRCPFCDVAHGKPLPLDPDEPRKVAETVQDMKLKYVVITSVDRDDLPDRGAAHFSATVREIKALNPNCKVEILVPDFRGRVEQAVEILKQNPPDVFNHNLENVPRLYREVRPGADYKWSLELLKIFKQEFPNIPTKSGLMVGLGETNEEILEVMQDLRNHGVTMLTIGQYLQPSRHHLKVERYVPPAEFDMFREEAEKMGFEHAACGPFVRSSYHADLQAKGELVK
- a CDS encoding ABC transporter substrate-binding protein, translating into MKKLLLKSVFAATLLAFGASANAEIKTITDVLGREVKVDVPAKRVALTFYYPDYIAVTGVENFDNVVGISREFWEKFNPGSWGLFSEKMPNLKNIADIGYVNSGTFSTEKTIALKPDVLVLPEIQYQALSSEIPRIEQAGIPVVVVDFNAQTVENHTKSVKIFGQLAGTEERAEKIAKEYAEGIADIQNRIDNAKVSKPKIYVEFGNKGPKEHSFTFGKNMWGAIAETVRGDNISAPFVENWGQINPEQVLVSKPEVIMISGTELGNDTNSEIMSMGINIEETDAQKRLKGFMERTGWKELPAVKSGRVYGLYHTASRSISDLASSQFMAKALYPELFKDIEPEKTYLDFHKNYLPIEPKGTFFIQMK
- a CDS encoding ABC transporter ATP-binding protein; protein product: MLKLNDVTIKRGNLVVADKINLHFEQGKIYTLLGPNGAGKSSLLKTLFGEIAHQGAIDFDGNKLTSSHLHSWRKKIGYMPQDTQVEASLSALEVILLGQLDSLNMYISDELLNEAVDIMDKLGISHLAHQDIMRLSGGQRQMVMFAQVLLRKPHILLLDEPVSALDMYHQINLLEYVNAYTRANNLITIMVLHDLSLAAQFSDSVMLLSEGKIQAQGRACDVLECDIIRRLYNVNIEILYDGNGSPIIRPLRKCLNIDCCLNRK
- a CDS encoding FecCD family ABC transporter permease; the encoded protein is MQTMLSPQQIAKKQRAIEKKRGFLLLFFLLICLLSLIFDIMTGPSLLPFNEVWKALFQLGKIEETTKIIVYELRLPMAIMALIVGAALGVGGAEIQTLLNNPMASPYTLGLAAAAGFGASIVIAFGGFGLPTEIAVPIGAFVMTIFSSGILFAFSSLGRFSSAMLVLVGIALLFLFQSLLSLVQFISAPEVSQQILFWLFGNLTKATWQTISIAFGVTAVCILLLLQDAWKLTALRLGEARALSLGINLTWLRMKTLLIVSIMTATCISFVGIIGFIGLVAPHIARMLLGEDQRFFLPGSMLVGAAFLSMSSVLSKSLVPGALFPVGIITALVGVPFFFWIVLAKR